In Tenebrio molitor chromosome 8, icTenMoli1.1, whole genome shotgun sequence, a genomic segment contains:
- the LOC138136325 gene encoding acyl-CoA Delta-9 desaturase-like, giving the protein MAPNQLGNSLFLSETNSAEPVQIISKQELPQIKSYVRSPKPQYRWQIVWRNVLIFTYLHVTAIFGIYYTFTLMQWRTFLWAFLITHFGGLGTTAGAHRLWAHRTYKAKLPLRILLMVAQTFTLQNDIHEWVRDHRVHHKFTDTDADPHNSTRGFFFSHMGWLLVKKHKDVFTKGKTVDMSDVASDPVVRFQRKYYIILTPLLTFFLPTIVPWYFWNEHLAVCWCTATVLRYLMELHGTWLVNSAAHMWGAKPYDKNIRASENKMVSVITYGEGWHNYHHVFPWDYKAAELGNYRLNTTTAFLDLMAKIGWAYDLKTASVEMINKRVERTGDGSRVVDAPAEGDDNGHHQHHENSIWGWGDKDMKTDDMELVEIHHQKLPKFVQ; this is encoded by the exons ATGGCTCCAAACCAGCTGGGAAATTCCTTGTTTCTTTCTGAAACCAATTCAGCGGAACCTGTGCAGATTATTAGTAAGCAAGAATTACCACAGATCAAATCTTACGTTAGGTCGCCCAAACCTCAATACAGATGGCAAATAGTGTGGAGAAATGTTCTAATATTTACCTATTTACACGTCACGGCAATTTTTGGGATTTACTATACGTTTACACTGATGCAGTGGAGGACTTTTTTATGGG CGTTCCTTATTACTCATTTTGGTGGATTAGGAACTACTGCAGGAGCACACAGACTGTGGGCTCATAGAACCTACAAAGCCAAGTTGCCTTTGCGAATTCTGTTGATGGTCGCCCAAACTTTTACTCTACAGAATGACATACACGAATGGGTCAGGGACCACAGAGTTCACCACAAATTTACCGATACAGATGCTGATCCTCATAATTCAACCAGAGGTTTCTTTTTTTCGCACATGGGATGGTTGCTGGTCAAAAAGCACAAGGATGTCTTCACTAAAGGAAAAACCGTGGACATGAGCGACGTAGCATCCGATCCCGTTGTTAGATTTCAAAGAAA atattacataattttgactcCACTTTTAACCTTCTTTCTTCCGACAATTGTTCCTTGGTACTTCTGGAACGAGCACCTTGCAGTGTGTTGGTGTACCGCAACTGTGTTAAGATATCTCATGGAGCTTCATGGTACCTGGCTCGTCAACAGCGCAGCTCACATGTGGGGCGCCAAGCCTTACGACAa AAACATCAGAGCTTCTGAGAACAAAATGGTATCAGTGATCACTTACGGAGAAGGGTGGCATAATTACCATCACGTCTTTCCATGGGACTACAAAGCAGCCGAGCTGGGAAATTACAGATTGAACACAACTACGGCATTCCTTGATCTGATGGCAAAAATTGGATGGGCTTACGATTTAAAAACTGCGTCAGTGGAAATGATCAATAAAAGGGTTGAAAGAACTGGAGATGGCAGCAGAGTTGTGGATGCTCCTGCTGAAGGGGATGATAATGGTCACCACCAGCATCACGAGAACAGTATATGGGGTTGGGGGGATAAAGATATGAAGACAGATGATATGGAGCTGGTAGAGATACATCATCAAAAGTTACCAAAATTTGTACAGTAA
- the LOC138136324 gene encoding acyl-CoA Delta-9 desaturase-like, translated as MPPNQLGNSLFLSETNSAEPVQIISKQELPQSKSYVRSTKPQYRWQIVWRNVLIFIYLHVTAIFGIYYMFTLMQWRTFVWAFFLTHFGGLGITAGAHRLWAHRTYKAKLPLRILLMLAQTFALQNDIHEWVRDHRVHHKFTDTDADPHNSTRGFFFSHMGWLMVKKHKDVFIKGKTVDMSDVASDPVVRFQRKYYLILAPLLTFAIPTIVPWYFWTEHFAVCWCTATVLRYLMSLHATWLVNSAAHIWGVKPYDKNIRASENKAVAMVTYGEGWHNYHHVFPWDYKTAELGNYRLNTTTALLDLMAKIGWAYDLKTVSVDMINNRVKRTGDGSRLVDAPSEGDDNGHHHHHDNSIWGWGDKDMKTDDMELVEIHHQKLPKFVQ; from the exons ATGCCTCCAAACCAGCTCGGAAATTCCTTGTTTCTTTCTGAAACCAATTCAGCGGAACCTGTGCAGATTATTAGTAAGCAAGAATTACCACAGAGCAAATCTTACGTTAGGTCGACCAAACCTCAATACAGATGGCAAATAGTGTGGAGAAATGTTCTAATATTTATCTATTTACACGTCACGGCAATTTTTGGGATTTACTACATGTTTACCCTAATGCAGTGGAGGACTTTTGTATGGG CGTTCTTTCTTACTCATTTTGGTGGATTAGGAATTACTGCTGGAGCACACAGACTGTGGGCTCATAGAACCTATAAAGCCAAGTTGCCTTTGCGAATTCTGCTGATGTTGGCACAAACTTTTGCTTTACAGAATGACATACACGAATGGGTCAGAGACCACAGAGTTCATCACAAGTTTACCGATACAGATGCCGATCCCCATAATTCAACCAGAGGTTTCTTCTTTTCGCACATGGGATGGTTGATGGTCAAGAAGCACAAAGATGTCTTCATTAAAGGAAAAACCGTGGACATGAGCGACGTAGCATCCGATCCCGTTGTTAGATTTCAAAGAAA ATATTACTTAATTTTGGCTCCACTTTTGACCTTCGCTATTCCGACAATTGTCCCTTGGTACTTCTGGACCGAGCACTTTGCAGTGTGTTGGTGCACCGCAACTGTGTTAAGATATCTTATGTCACTCCATGCTACCTGGCTCGTGAACAGCGCAGCTCACATCTGGGGCGTCAAGCCTTACGACAA AAACATCAGAGCTTCTGAGAACAAAGCTGTAGCAATGGTGACTTACGGAGAAGGGTGGCATAACTACCATCACGTCTTTCCGTGGGACTACAAAACAGCCGAACTAGGAAATTACAGATTGAACACCACTACGGCATTGCTGGATCTGATGGCAAAAATTGGATGGGCTTATGATTTAAAAACTGTGTCAGTGGATATGATCAATAATAGGGTTAAAAGAACTGGAGACGGCAGCAGACTTGTGGATGCTCCTTCTGAAGGTGATGATAATGGTCACCACCATCATCACGACAACAGTATATGGGGTTGGGGGGACAAAGATATGAAGACAGATGATATGGAACTGGTAGAGATACATCATCAAAAGTTACCAAAATTTGTACAGTAA